In one Prosthecochloris aestuarii DSM 271 genomic region, the following are encoded:
- the murB gene encoding UDP-N-acetylmuramate dehydrogenase: MDMLRDICSGDVLQGVDLSDISHWRIGGRAALVLRPSSTTEVAALRRWFYQRGMAHLVIGKTTNVLFADEGLHVPCIQIGAVMSKLSIEHGEVYADAGVWVPGLSRTLMLNGLTGGEHLCGIPGTLGGLICMNGGSNSRSIGGNVISVESVDSRGSIVERDAKECGFGYRSSIYQTNDEIVTAVRMRFLPGVCSAIRVEMLKDLANRRRKFPLKEPSCGSVFKSSPGIYADFGPPGAVIERLGFKGMRVGGAMVSPKHANFIVNTGRAKAADVLEIMKSIRDAVYAQTGYLLEAEARYVTPGGKVLPASSVL, translated from the coding sequence ATGGATATGCTCCGTGACATCTGTTCTGGAGATGTGTTGCAGGGCGTTGATCTTTCTGATATAAGCCATTGGCGGATCGGGGGCCGCGCGGCGCTTGTATTGCGTCCGTCATCGACAACCGAAGTTGCTGCATTGCGCCGCTGGTTTTACCAGCGTGGGATGGCGCATCTGGTCATAGGTAAGACGACCAATGTGCTTTTTGCCGACGAGGGATTGCACGTGCCCTGTATTCAAATCGGAGCGGTAATGTCGAAGCTCAGCATCGAGCACGGTGAGGTGTATGCCGATGCGGGTGTCTGGGTGCCCGGCCTGTCGCGCACATTGATGCTGAACGGTTTGACCGGCGGTGAGCACCTGTGCGGCATTCCCGGCACACTTGGCGGATTGATCTGCATGAACGGGGGGAGCAACAGCCGCTCGATCGGCGGCAATGTGATCAGTGTGGAAAGTGTCGACAGCCGTGGATCAATTGTCGAGCGCGACGCCAAAGAGTGCGGATTTGGTTATCGCAGCTCCATCTACCAGACGAATGATGAGATCGTCACTGCTGTACGCATGCGATTCCTGCCGGGTGTCTGTTCGGCAATCCGGGTTGAAATGCTGAAGGACCTGGCGAATCGCAGGAGAAAATTTCCTCTCAAGGAGCCGAGTTGCGGATCTGTTTTTAAAAGCAGTCCAGGCATATACGCCGACTTCGGACCTCCCGGAGCCGTTATCGAAAGACTGGGATTCAAGGGAATGCGTGTCGGCGGGGCGATGGTATCGCCCAAACATGCAAATTTTATCGTCAACACCGGCCGGGCGAAAGCGGCGGACGTTCTGGAAATCATGAAAAGCATTCGTGACGCGGTATACGCCCAAACAGGATACCTGCTGGAGGCCGAAGCCCGTTACGTGACTCCGGGAGGAAAGGTCCTGCCTGCAAGTAGCGTTCTCTGA
- a CDS encoding SagB/ThcOx family dehydrogenase: MASSWQSRCEENRSFLKDHVRQRVDFSQTPQSLGLPAPPLQKPCLEDAVRIVLPDGSSALQQRCTMPLGEAIARRESERFYKDESLTLEELSALLWATQGIRHVLSQECALRTVPSAGARHSFETYIAAEHVHGLARGIYRYLPLKGELVQVRLDDSIGIKAARACLGQQFVADAAATFFWTTIPARMEWRYGFASHKVIALDAGHVCQNLYLACTALGAGTCAIAAYDQNACDQLLGIDGDEEFTLYIAPVAKI; this comes from the coding sequence ATGGCATCATCGTGGCAAAGCAGATGTGAAGAGAACCGTTCTTTTCTCAAGGACCATGTCCGACAGCGTGTTGATTTCAGTCAGACACCTCAAAGCCTCGGCCTGCCTGCTCCACCGCTCCAGAAGCCCTGCCTGGAAGATGCGGTCAGGATTGTGCTGCCTGATGGATCGTCGGCCTTGCAACAGCGCTGCACCATGCCGCTCGGTGAGGCGATTGCCCGGCGTGAAAGCGAACGCTTCTACAAGGATGAATCCCTTACCCTCGAAGAGCTTTCCGCCCTGCTCTGGGCGACCCAGGGGATTCGTCATGTGCTCAGCCAGGAGTGCGCGTTGCGCACCGTCCCTTCAGCCGGAGCACGTCACTCGTTCGAGACCTACATTGCCGCAGAGCATGTTCACGGACTTGCCAGGGGAATCTACCGCTATCTCCCGCTCAAGGGAGAGCTGGTGCAAGTTCGTCTCGACGACAGTATCGGCATCAAAGCAGCCCGCGCCTGCCTCGGGCAGCAATTCGTAGCCGATGCCGCCGCAACCTTCTTCTGGACCACGATTCCTGCCCGTATGGAGTGGCGATATGGATTCGCCTCCCACAAAGTCATCGCTCTCGACGCCGGCCACGTCTGCCAGAACCTCTATCTCGCCTGCACCGCTCTCGGTGCAGGAACCTGCGCCATAGCCGCCTACGATCAGAACGCCTGCGACCAGCTTCTCGGTATTGACGGAGACGAAGAGTTTACGCTCTATATCGCACCAGTCGCCAAGATATAG
- a CDS encoding YXWGXW repeat-containing protein, whose protein sequence is MKKDKLVLLTLCLFIALPLQSCVVARPVAQPGPNFVWVAPRTFSGGAVVPGHWVYKGKPHRNKIWVPGHYGPRGRWIEGRWRTLKAPRKNAVWVPGHWSKKGRWVDGHWRTR, encoded by the coding sequence ATGAAGAAAGACAAGCTTGTACTGCTCACCCTGTGTCTGTTTATAGCGCTGCCGCTGCAATCGTGCGTTGTTGCGAGGCCTGTTGCGCAGCCCGGCCCGAACTTTGTATGGGTGGCACCCAGAACCTTTTCAGGAGGGGCTGTCGTTCCGGGGCACTGGGTCTACAAAGGCAAACCCCACAGAAACAAAATCTGGGTCCCTGGCCATTACGGCCCTCGCGGAAGGTGGATCGAAGGGCGGTGGAGAACGCTGAAGGCTCCCAGAAAAAATGCAGTCTGGGTTCCCGGACACTGGTCGAAAAAGGGGCGCTGGGTTGACGGACACTGGCGTACACGCTGA